GCTGAACATTTATTGATAgccaaaaatgttgaatatcTGTTGATACATTGTTGATAGTCAACAGTGtagtatataaataaagtgatgCCTAAATGTATATTCTCCAGTATTGAGTACAGAGCCACTCAAAGACTGTTAACAGGCACACTGCAGCCAATATGAATGTTCCAGTAGAAAAATAGGATGAAAACAGATGAATGTGAAATGAATGTGACAAGATTAAACTGATGAAATATAatgaacaaaaactaaaaggaaaacaaaagaaaaaacctaAAATGAATTGCGTAACTAATAGTTACTGAAAACTAATGAACTCATAAACACTTTAGTCCAAAAacttgcacaaaaacaaaaacaaacactgcataAAGACCTTAATTGACTGAATCAAGTGTGTTCAGCAGGGCTGGAGAGATGACCCCCTAAGTGCATGAGGTCCAAACTTTGAGGCCCTTTATTTGTGAGGTGCACTGCAATAACTGTTTGCAACCATCGCTAATGCAGAGACTATTTAGTCAAACATGTCAGACTGATGACAGGAGAAAGAATTAATCAGGGCATATAATTTAGATACCAAAACATAATGcaattccattaaaaaaaaaaaaatattgtacacTGATTTCCAGTGTGCTAAAGCATATACATCAAACGTCTAAAGTGCAGCAGTGAGTAAGACTGTCTACTAAGCACAAAGTGAGCTTACATGCTCTAAGTTTAACTATTAGAATGTAGTTGTGCTATGTGAAAAGATATGACAAATAAGTACATAAAACAGCTTGATACACCGAAAGAAATGCTTAAAAAGAAATTCATAGTGATTTGTACAAAATACAACAGTGAGGTCTGAAATGGGCAGCAGGGTTGCCTAGTGGTTAGATAGACCGTCCTGCGTCCATAATGTCATAAGTTTGACCCCCCCACAGCAGCTGTGTCCCATCAAAATGTCCTTCAGAAAGCCACTCAAACCCTACCTGCTCCCTCATCCTATGTCATTATAGATAAAAGTGTCAGTGAAATGCCTGAAATGTAAGTTCTCtcttaaaaaggaaaatagaCAAAGTAGATCAAAAGTTTGGCTTGAACCTGAACTTCAGTTAGAGACACACAGGagaacagacagacaagagTTTCTTTTGAAaactttcactgaaaaaatagGCTTTCCCACAACTACAGTAACGATGTGtccaaatatatacacattttcatttcattctagTGAGCATAATACTTACAACTTGAGGATTCCTTTAAGTCTTTGTGGAAAAAGAGGACTTCAAACtctcaaataaaataaggtttttttttttttttcaggggatCATTATATACAGTTTATACTCCCTCACTCCCTCATAAAAATATCTCTCACAGTGTAAAATGTCCTTTTtcatattgtcattttattcaaCCTCACGGCAAACGAGTCAGTGAACGCAGAAAATGCTGAATTCTGTACTATGAATTCAGAGGTGCAGAACTTTGGTCCAAGAGAGCCACACATGTTGCTtttttgttccctgccttttaACAGTAACAGAATCAGGCTCTGAATAATGAATGCACATACTTATTAAACAACCATTAGCATTATTTTACCATTGACATCAGTAACTACCTTGGTCCTAAATGGGTTGTGCTTACAAGCCAGTGGAAGTTATGTATATGGCTAGAGTTTGAAGGCTACAGTGGAGTGCAGCACATAGAGGCAGGCACCACTATTCAGTCATCAGAGAGAAGCAAACACCAAGAGTACTGTGTCTCTTTAGGACTGGAGTTGTGCTCCCCTGACATAGCTGGTCTAGTGCCACAGTAGCAGGGCCCTCCCCACATGGTAGAAAGAGGTGGGACTTGATGAAAAGCATTGAGTCCTCCTGGCCTCTAGATGGAGATGCGCCGTTTATTGAGTCCTCTGTAGGTGTTGATGCTGTGCAGCCCCGTGGACACCGAGCTGATGCCCGAGTGGTGCTGCACGCTGCACACGCAGCCATTGGAGTGCAGGGGGTTGGTGAACACCTCTCCCTGCTCCATGTAGGCGTCCGAGGTGGAGAGGTCACGTGGGATAATCATGGGTATGGAGTATTGCAGCTTCTCCCTGCTCTTGTACCACAGGCAGGAGCACATAGACTGGAAGTGGAGCACCTCAGCGTAAACATTACGCAGCCCCCGACTCGCCGCTCCTCCCCCGCTGACTCCGACCGCGCCCCCTCCGCCACACGCagaaggtgtggaggaggaggaggctgggtTGATGGCACAGTGGTGGTGCCCACCAGCCTGACCGTTCCGCGCAAGGAGGGCCCGCTGTTCCGCATCCCTCTTCTCATCTTCAGCGTTCATCGTCATGAAGCGCAGCACCACCAGGTTGAGGAAGGCTCCGATCACAGTCAGGCCCGTCAGGATGTAGATGAAGCTGAAGGCCACATACTCAGGCTTCTTCTGCAAAGCCTCGTCCTTCTGCAGTGCCACATAGTCCCCAAAGCCGATGGTGGTGAGCGTGATAAAGCAGTAGTAGTAGGCATGAAAGAAGCTCCAGCCCTCGAAGTGGGAAAAAGCCAGCGCCCCCACGCACAGTGTGGTCATGCAGGATATTAAGCCAATGATCACCATGTTGACCATGGAGACCTCAGTGCGCCGCATGCCAAGGCACTTCTTCAGGCGGTGGAGCAGGTACCTGACGAAGGTGTTGATACGCTCACCCAGGCTCTGGAACATGACCAGAGTGAGCGGGATGCCCAGGAGGGCGTAGAGCATGCAGAACACCTTCCCTCCATCTGTGCTGGGGGCTGCATGGCCATATCctaagggagagagacagaaaggcacAGGGTTACTGGGGCAGAACTAATTAAATCTACAGTGCCGGGGACAGGGGTCTGAGAAAGAAATGGCTGGAGGCTGCAAAGATAGTCAAGGCAGGAAAAGATGGAAACAAATGATTTGTATTCTTAAAGTGGCACTTCTGATGTATTCAAAGACTCTTATTTCACAGTGGCAGAATGGAAGTAGAGATGTGAATGCACAGTAGTGTGGCGGGGATGGCTGAGTATTGATGTCATGTATGGGAGAGAGAGCTTGAATAATTCATTGACAATTGGACTTTGTCGAGTGGCTTGGGCTAGTGAGGACATTAGCACCTAATTAGTCCTCcacattttctttattgaagaaaaacagggcaCCATGGGGTGGATTACTGAAAATACTGAtcttattttgttaatttaagACAATTACTGTTTTCATGGATCAGTTTTACAGCAGTGTTTTGAATAGTAGTGTTTTCTAGACACCTCACGATATGATGAAAAAATCAGCAGTATTGTTTTTTGTGGGTTCCCTAAGGCCGTCTACAAAGTGACACAACCCCAAAACAGACCAAAGGTTCCTCATAAAATACAAGTGTTCATAATGCAAAAAGCCCAAGATTATGGCATGGCTATGCCATGTCAAATTTCAGAGGAAATTTCCACTCATTCACTCAGAATGGCTGATAATGAACAGATTATCAGTGATCTGTGCAGCTATTGAAATAGCCACTGAATATATTAGAGATTGTTTACCACCAGCCAATTTCAGATATGGTGTGACTCATACGGTCTATCAGATACTCGCTGACTCTGTCATCTCTGCTGCAGATGACAGAGCTTATGAACTTCACAGTAGATGTGATATTCCTATGTCACATTTAAGGTTAAGAGTCAACCTTTGGCTCATAACATCATCTCCTCACCTTTATCACCACGTGACACTGGGACCTCACATGCAAGATCATTGGTGACTGAAATGTATTTCCCACACGTGGATGTGTTGCATGCAGGAGCCAAGAGATGGGTCCTAGATAACAGTGGGATCAGCAAATGGAAAAGGCTGACCCATAGTTTGAATGTAATTACTCAGGGGGTTGATTTAATTCCTTGGGCTCTGGTTTTATTGTCACACCAACCTGTGTGGTTAagccatctgtctgtctggtgcCAAATCTGTTTAAAGCTCACCCAGTGCGCTGCCAAAATGAGAGCCATTACAACTGATATATGTCCATTTGGGCGGAAAAAAATGACCCGCACCCTGAGCTCCTTTGCAAAggtgaaaaacattttccctCTCACGGCCATTGCCTATTTTAGACATTCTAATTATCATTGCACAATTTATTGTATATCTAAACTCCCTGTAACAGTGCTTTTTTGGTAATGCACTGATGTACCCATTCTGATCACATTCGGCATCTGACAAACATGCTCTGATGCTTAATGAAGTtcaaatgaatatgaaaaaacatgaaactcaAGTTTTAGCTTCTGAAGTATGTGTAATTTAATGTTACCTGCATTTCATCAGgaaactcattttttaaaaaaagtgcttAAAGGCTGCAGAAAGTGTGTGCCCACTCGTGTTTCATAAGTGGTAAAGGGCGTTCAGAATATGCCAACAATATTGTAAGCATGTTTTGTGCATTGCTGGGTTTTAAATAGCATTCAGGTACAGAGTACAAATGCAATAGGCTCTCCTTTAAACAGTAGAAACTGGCATAATCATAAACTGCATCTGCACTATGCCCTgcacaggcatgtgtgtgtttcatgagCCAACAAGCAAACATTATGGCCACACTACTGAGTAGGATATTTGTGGTATCACTATGTGCATCCCTGTTAACAGACAAACTATTGATGACTAAGTAAGGGAACTGTGTCCTTGGcccgagagagacagggtgttCAGGTGAGCAGGGAGGCTGTGCCCGGGCTGCAGGGCTGTCAGGAGCTGTCAGCAGCAGGGAGCAGCTCAGCCAGGACACGGGGACGACCGGAGTGACAGCGGTGCTCATCAACAACAGtcgcaggagctggaggagacaaGGCCAAGGGGTCctggtgtgtgagagtgaagaGGCCCGTATGACAAGctcgtcttctcctcctctccgctcccacgacccccccaacacacccacacacacacacacacatactcaccacacacacacctcctttaTTGCTCTCCCACTGACGACAAAGTTATCATGAGACAGGACGTTTCCACAGCAGGGAAAAGCCACCGGGGCCACTCACGGTGTTGGTGTGTATTATAGTCATTGTCAGAGTAGAAGTGCTGAGTCACCATTCTGCATGGTGAAAAGTTAACTGGTCAGTGAGAGGTTTGATTGACATCTGAAGGGTTCCTGATTCCTGCACTTGCTGTTGGAAACTCAGTTGTGACTGCAATCAtactgaatattttctgaagGAATGGTTGCAACTGTTTGCGAATGTTTCATAGctagacaagaaaaaacagggGGGAGACTTCTGGGAAATTACTGACTATCAGATTTTTCCACAGAAATGACACATGCTTCTAAAATTAACTCACTTTCTCAATTTGTATAAAGATTGTAGCTGCATATGAAAGGAAAATCAAAGACTTCACAGCGACACAAGGCTGATTTTCTCCTAACCTAATTTCCACAATTATCATCTGAAAGAAAATAGGAAAATTACATAACATTTGAATGAGCCCTCGTAAGACTTGTTAAGCAAAACTGGGAGGAGAAAGCAAGATAAATGTCAGCAGAACACAGGTGCAACAGCCGCTGAGCTCTCATTCCCTCCTTGCTTGCTGCCTCTCATTAAAGGATCAAAATGTAGAGCTAATTGCTTAAACCTAAGTAACAACAGGCCAGCCCTAACCTAAACCCTTAAAGACAAACCATcaaaacaagagaacaaaaaatcagtttcatgtttttgcCATTCCAAAAGCCAACATTTTGTACTTTCCTTTATAGTCTTTACTCTCAACCAGTAACACCTTTTCCCCTTGTTTCCTCCAATTCATTTCATAATTTTTAATCCCACCGCATGTTCACTTTAGCAGATGGGCACACAGCTTTATTCAGTGCTGTGCCATATTAACCTCCACTCCGATTTGCTAAATTCAATTTCTGACTACAACTCAATCTGCTGCAATGcaagttattatttatttgtatagtgtgACTTTTCACCTTTTGGTCCTGTGATTGCTAGTTTCTGGCTAAAGATGAGGGCTAATTGTGTGGTTCCTTCCTTGTGATGTCTGTCTCTGAAACATCACTTGCTGCATCTAACAGTCTTCATTATGCTGATTAATTAGGCAgggattaaaaagaaaaaaaaaaagaaaaaagcggCTTTGAAAATACATCAAAGAATGGCATAATGTGCCTGTTAGGGCTccacttctctgtctctctattaaATTTTCATTGATTAGCAGGCACAATTTGTTCTCGCCAACAAGATGAGGAGCACAACCCGTTTATCAACTCTGGGAAGCAAATCACCTCAGATAATGGGGCAGGATTCTCAAAGGGGTGGTGAATCTATCAGAAGCTAATTTAGTAGGAATTTGTGAAAAGGCTACGGTGTTCAAAGCCATATGTGGCAAGAGCTAAAAATATAAAAGGTCACGTGTCCACAACACAGCATGAAATGCCTGTTTTTGGAGGGCATGTGAGCTGGATTTAAATGCTACAACAAATGACTAAAGCACACGTGGACACTGGTGGGATTACAAAGCATGTTATGAAACATGACATGTTGAATGAATGGATGCAACATCATGGAAAATTGACCAGAGTCtctggagaggcagcagaggagatggCCTGGATAGGAGAAGTGCTGGTGGCGGGGTTGTGGACTCTGGGGCTCAGTGTTGACTGACGTGTCTTCTGGCACACCAGAGAACAGGCACTACCAGGCTGGATGCTGCACTCATCTACCATACAGAGCAGGCGGAGACGCTTCAAGGTattggcctgtgtgtgtttacagagtcCACTCAAGACTGACAGGCGAAGGTGAAAAGAATACTTGAAATGTTACCTCAAAACATAATATTAGTTTGGTTCAGTTTTACTCAAGttgccttttttcctccataaGCACTTAAGTAAATGTAAAGGATTCGCCGTCCTATAGAAGGAATGAGTGCTTCGTTACTGAAGCTCgaaagtgtttgtgcatgttccGAAACTGCACCCCACAAAAATCCCCTGATTGGCTGCAGATCACGATTGATGTAAGTTGATCGGTCACTGGCATGTTTTAGGTATGGTCCTTTTTTAAAAGGGCGGTAAGTCATATTTTTACAGCTGTATTACATACCATAATATATCTGTGTGATAGGCTGATAGTTCACTGATTACTTCACCAGGTGCTAAGAtgtcttgcttttttttgtgcatgactttttaatgttgcttttttaaGACATCATCAGAAATGAAAAATCTAAATGGCCAATAAATTTACATTAAAGATACCATGAGACCATCTCCTCCAAAAAGTAACACAAATCAAAAGGCACAATCAAACAGATCAATGGCCTTGCTGAGCTTTTAAATCTCTACTTAAGTTTTTGAACAGTATTTTCTGCATTTCAAGACACTCTCAATCCCCTAGAGACTTAGTGTAGGAGAATACAAATGTCATGGATTACTTAATACTTAATCATATCAATAAAGCTACTATCACTTAAAGTAGAATGACATTTATTGTAA
The genomic region above belongs to Myripristis murdjan chromosome 24, fMyrMur1.1, whole genome shotgun sequence and contains:
- the kcnk3a gene encoding potassium channel subfamily K member 3a produces the protein MKRQNVRTLALIICTFTYLIVGAAIFDVLESQKETTQRKELDKRKGELLKTYNLSADNFNELEKVVLQLKPHKGGVQWKFAGSFYFAITVITTIGYGHAAPSTDGGKVFCMLYALLGIPLTLVMFQSLGERINTFVRYLLHRLKKCLGMRRTEVSMVNMVIIGLISCMTTLCVGALAFSHFEGWSFFHAYYYCFITLTTIGFGDYVALQKDEALQKKPEYVAFSFIYILTGLTVIGAFLNLVVLRFMTMNAEDEKRDAEQRALLARNGQAGGHHHCAINPASSSSTPSACGGGGAVGVSGGGAASRGLRNVYAEVLHFQSMCSCLWYKSREKLQYSIPMIIPRDLSTSDAYMEQGEVFTNPLHSNGCVCSVQHHSGISSVSTGLHSINTYRGLNKRRISI